A section of the Stenotrophomonas sp. 364 genome encodes:
- a CDS encoding aspartate carbamoyltransferase catalytic subunit: MTASQLDSDGRLRHLLTLEGLPRQTLLQLLDRAGQIRDAAVGRVGNKRHVLGGAAVCTLFFEPSTRTRSSFQLAAQRLGADVLNFDASTSSTRKGETACDTLKNLEAMGVRGFVVRHPDDGAVAALAAAAGEGTALVNAGDGRSSHPTQGLLDMLTLRQAKGSDFSKMKVVIVGDVKHSRVARTDLHALRTLGVGEIRVCGPQSLLPDDDTLKGCIVGQDFDAMLEGVDALMMLRLQRERMEEGLVPSIEQYHAQYGLDVKRLKRAGTDAAVLHPGPINRGVEVTDEVADGPQSWVLRQVANGVAVRMAVLETLLG; encoded by the coding sequence ATGACCGCTTCGCAACTTGATTCCGATGGACGCCTTCGCCACCTGCTGACCCTGGAAGGTCTGCCCCGTCAAACCCTGTTGCAGCTGCTCGACCGTGCCGGCCAGATCCGCGATGCGGCAGTGGGCCGGGTGGGCAACAAGCGCCACGTGCTGGGCGGCGCGGCGGTATGCACGCTGTTCTTCGAACCGTCCACGCGCACCCGCAGCTCGTTCCAGCTGGCCGCGCAGCGGCTGGGCGCGGACGTGCTTAATTTCGACGCCTCGACCTCGTCCACGCGCAAGGGCGAAACCGCCTGCGACACGCTGAAGAACCTGGAAGCGATGGGCGTGCGCGGCTTCGTGGTGCGCCACCCCGACGACGGCGCCGTGGCGGCCCTGGCGGCGGCCGCAGGCGAGGGCACCGCGCTGGTCAATGCCGGTGACGGTCGCAGCTCGCACCCGACCCAGGGCCTGCTGGACATGCTGACCCTGCGCCAGGCCAAGGGCAGCGATTTTTCGAAGATGAAGGTGGTGATCGTCGGCGACGTGAAGCACTCGCGCGTCGCCCGTACCGACCTGCACGCGCTGCGTACACTGGGCGTGGGCGAGATCCGCGTGTGCGGCCCGCAGTCGCTGCTGCCGGACGATGACACCCTGAAGGGCTGCATCGTCGGCCAGGATTTCGACGCCATGTTGGAAGGCGTGGATGCGCTGATGATGCTGCGCCTGCAGCGCGAGCGCATGGAAGAGGGCCTGGTGCCGTCGATCGAGCAGTACCACGCGCAGTACGGTCTGGACGTGAAGCGCCTCAAGCGCGCCGGCACCGATGCCGCCGTGCTGCACCCGGGCCCGATCAACCGCGGCGTGGAAGTCACCGACGAAGTGGCCGACGGCCCGCAGTCGTGGGTACTGCGCCAGGTCGCCAACGGCGTCGCCGTGCGCATGGCGGTGTTGGAGACGTTGTTGGGGTGA